The genomic region ACTTAGGTTTTTCTTGGCATAGTTTATGCTTTTATTTTTACAATTTCAAATTTTTCCACCATTAATGTTTTCAACTCATTGGCATGTTCATTAATATGGTTGAGAAATTGAAATACCTTAGCGCGAAATGATTTGTACTTTTTATGGTACTTATTTTTTACAAGATGTTCTTTGACAAAACGCCAGAAACGTTCAATCAAATTAAGGTTTGGCGCATACGGTGGTAGAAATTCCAATTTGAGTTTAGGGTGTTTTTCAAGCCATTCTGTAACAATTTTCGCTTTAAAATAACTGGCATTATCCAAAATAAGTACGATTCCAGGGGCTCGTTGATATGCTTTTATAATCACATCGAAATATTCAATAACCCGCTGTGCATCGCAATTTTCTTCTCCGGTAAGATGAACAAACGAGTGTGAATCCGGGTTATACGCTCCCAATATATTTAGTCGTTGACGACCTGTGTTGGTTTTTAACATTGGTGGATTTTTTGGATCTCCCCAGCACAGCCCCGGAATATTCTGATGGATCAAGTGCATACCATCTCCAAACAAAAACACAGTTCCTGATTCGCTTGTACGTTTCATTTCAAAATAGTTTTCGATGTTTTTTTTTGCTCCTCTTCGCTGGGAGGATTGCCAGGCACCACCTTGGGCCTTAAAACCTTAAGCCCCTTTTTTTTAAGTAATTTTCTTACAGCTTCATTGCTGTAAACAACCTTAAAATGTTCTTTGATATATTCTCTGACTTCTTTAGTTTTTCCTGGATTAGTCTCTCCTACCCAGCTTGCAACTTGATCGATTTGCTCTGAAGTCAAATACGATTGTTTCGGCTTGTATTGAAAAGAGTTTAAGCTATTGATACCTTTTTTTTCATACTGACAGTGCCAGTTTTCAATGGTCTTAATAGATTTGCCGATGATAGATGCGATCGTTTTAAGTTCAACCCCCTCGGCCAGCATTAAGAGTGCCATAAATCTTACTTTTAGTCGTATGTCAGGTTGATTGTCCCGACATTTATGTAACTGGTCAATTTCATCATCGCCAAACTGGTATTTTGATACATCCATAAGCATCTCCAAGTCATTTGAGTAATTGGTTGCATCATGTATGTATCAATGATCATAATGAATGTCTATAATTTTGTTTTTTATTTTGAATACCTGTGCCTGCAAATAATGTGCCTGAAAAACCAAAGTTGGAGTACTATAGCAGATTATTCCGCAAGCATTTCAGAACTTAAGAAAAATCCATCTGCTCTTATTGAGCAGTCTGATGGCGAACCAATCGCTATTCTAAATCATAATAGGCCAACGGCCTATTTAATCCCGGCTAAAACTTATGAAGCACTGCTTGAAAAAATTGAAGACTATCAACTGGGGTTGATCATCAAAGAACGTCAAAATGAAAAATCTTCAGCTGTAGAAGTGATATTAGATGAGTTATAAATTAAAATTCCTCCCGGCAGCACTCAAGGAATGGAAAAAACTCGACAATACTATTCAGGCTAAGCTAAAAAAAGAAATTAGAAGAACGCCTTGACGCACCACATGTCATTAGTTGTAAACTCTCTGGTTTTAAAAATCATTATAAAATTAAACTTCGAACAAGCGGTTATCGTCTGGTCTATGCAAGTGATCGACGAAGAAATATATGTGCTGGTAATTGCAATAGGAAAAAGAGAAAAAAATATAGTCTATAGAAAAGCCCGCAAAAGGTAAATATCATGTTTTCTATCATAATAAAACTGACAATTCCTTTGATGTGACCCAAAGACTGTCTTCCCTTGAAGCCATGGAACAGTGCCGTGAAAAAGGACAGATCCTCACGGGAATCCTTCACGTCAACGAAACGCTCAAGGACACACATGATATCCTCGAGACCACAGACAAACCCCTGAACGCTCTAACAGAAAAGGATCTGTGCCCGGGAAATCACGTATTGACAAAAATCATTGAAAATTACAGATAGATTCTACAGCCCGGATTTTCACTGGTAATTTTAAAATAAAAACTTGAACCGGTTAAACCCAAAACAAGTTTGATTTAAGCAATAAAAATGATAAAAAAAGCTCGAAACGCCTGTCAATAAAGTGTATATTGAGTTTAAGAGAACTTATTATACAATCATGAAAGGACGTTTCGAGTGAA from Elusimicrobiota bacterium harbors:
- a CDS encoding IS630 family transposase — encoded protein: MENYFEMKRTSESGTVFLFGDGMHLIHQNIPGLCWGDPKNPPMLKTNTGRQRLNILGAYNPDSHSFVHLTGEENCDAQRVIEYFDVIIKAYQRAPGIVLILDNASYFKAKIVTEWLEKHPKLKLEFLPPYAPNLNLIERFWRFVKEHLVKNKYHKKYKSFRAKVFQFLNHINEHANELKTLMVEKFEIVKIKA
- a CDS encoding winged helix-turn-helix domain-containing protein; translation: MDVSKYQFGDDEIDQLHKCRDNQPDIRLKVRFMALLMLAEGVELKTIASIIGKSIKTIENWHCQYEKKGINSLNSFQYKPKQSYLTSEQIDQVASWVGETNPGKTKEVREYIKEHFKVVYSNEAVRKLLKKKGLKVLRPKVVPGNPPSEEEQKKTSKTILK
- a CDS encoding type II toxin-antitoxin system Phd/YefM family antitoxin, with the translated sequence MCLKNQSWSTIADYSASISELKKNPSALIEQSDGEPIAILNHNRPTAYLIPAKTYEALLEKIEDYQLGLIIKERQNEKSSAVEVILDEL